From Verrucomicrobiia bacterium, the proteins below share one genomic window:
- a CDS encoding VCBS repeat-containing protein, with amino-acid sequence MWAIIAGFLLTGLFNALAADDLEWRAEAGVRWAALPVPGAGRAGFHLMPPAETGLQFTNTLDELRGASNRVLYNGAGLAAGDVDGDGWTDLFLCDLGGTNRLFRNRGAWRFDDVTVASGLGEVIPETRGAVFADINGDGHPDLLISVNGRGVRCFMNDGRGRFQDTTAAAGTAGPWGSTTMALADVNGDGSLDLYVANYRTDDIRDRGQVRIRMVQGRPVMAGAETNRFVFLDGRLEECGQPDRLLLNDGSGRFREVPWTSGAFLDEAGRPLTEPPPDWGLAAAFRDVNGDGAPDLYVCNDYWTPDRLWINDGRGGFRAAPPEALRHQSASSMSVDFADVDRDGLVDFFVVDMLSRDPRLRRRQKPAQNPPLAGIGEPLDRPQFVHNTLFLNRGDGTFAEVAHAAGLQATDWSWAPLFLDVDLDGYEDLLVGAGHFRDVQDLDAEAQVQARQHSWDGYPDAAARQRAFTRELMEHYRLYPLLRMHIGAFRNRGDVTFEERTADWGLDLPGVHQGLIAADFDNDGDLDLAVNSLNGPALLLRNESRAPRIAVRLKGMPPNTRGIGARITLRDDALPSQTTEVVAGGRYLSGGDTQVVFACGPASSRRTLEVVWRDGTRSVVTPVGINRLYEIPATGAEPVAVPPPEVAPALFEDVSASLAHLHPELPFDDFARQPLLPHRLSHLGPGVAWLDVNGDGNEDLVVGAGRGGVPAFFLGDGRGGFASVAAPLAVPDDTAGLVGWRYGGADRVLMALTGYEEARVPAVLGFEWTAGALALSPPAVPQPAPAGALAIGDPRGDGRLALFVAGGVAPGAYPAGAPSRLYWREGARWVPDADNSARLAAVGLVNAALWSDLDGDGRAELVLACEWGPLRVFRLTGTVLNEITDDLGLAGHTGLWRGVAAGDFNGDGLLDLVAANWGLNSPRRASASRPLVLAHGALAQPGVTDLLEAEWVGDQLAPRRQLASLAAAMPFLSDRFPTHRASSEASLDTFLGDRVRDVRRDRVTTLESMLFLNTGGPFRAVPLPREAQWAPAFGVVVADFDGDGNEDAFLSQNLFGTEAEMSRLDAGTGLLLRGDGQGGLTAWAPSASGIRIWGEGRGAATADFDGDGRPDLVVTQNGAATRLFRNRGALPGLRVRLQGPPGNPSAVGAMLRLKSGDRLGAARELHAGSGHWSQDSTTVVMGPVAAGGELWVRWPGGRITTTRVPSGAVEIGVSTTGEVVAGR; translated from the coding sequence GTGTGGGCCATCATCGCTGGATTCCTTCTGACAGGACTGTTCAATGCTCTTGCGGCCGACGACCTTGAATGGCGTGCGGAGGCCGGGGTGCGCTGGGCGGCGCTTCCGGTTCCGGGGGCGGGACGTGCCGGCTTTCACCTGATGCCCCCCGCGGAGACCGGTCTGCAGTTCACCAACACGTTGGACGAGTTGCGCGGGGCATCGAACCGGGTGCTCTACAACGGGGCCGGACTGGCCGCCGGGGACGTGGATGGCGATGGCTGGACTGACCTTTTCCTCTGCGATCTCGGTGGCACCAATCGCCTGTTTCGCAACCGGGGCGCCTGGCGATTTGACGATGTCACTGTCGCCTCCGGACTCGGCGAGGTGATACCGGAGACGCGAGGGGCGGTCTTTGCCGACATCAACGGTGACGGACACCCCGACCTGCTGATCTCCGTCAATGGACGCGGCGTCCGCTGCTTCATGAATGACGGTCGGGGTCGGTTCCAGGACACCACCGCCGCCGCGGGTACTGCCGGACCCTGGGGCAGCACGACAATGGCCCTCGCCGATGTGAACGGCGACGGCAGCCTCGATCTCTACGTGGCCAACTACCGGACGGATGACATCCGGGATCGCGGCCAGGTCCGCATCCGGATGGTGCAGGGGCGTCCGGTGATGGCCGGAGCCGAGACCAACCGGTTTGTGTTTCTGGACGGACGGCTTGAGGAGTGTGGGCAGCCGGACCGCCTCCTGCTGAACGACGGATCCGGGCGCTTCCGGGAGGTGCCGTGGACCTCCGGAGCGTTCCTCGATGAAGCGGGTCGGCCGTTGACCGAACCGCCCCCGGACTGGGGTCTGGCCGCCGCCTTTCGCGATGTGAACGGGGACGGCGCTCCCGACCTGTATGTCTGCAACGACTATTGGACCCCCGACCGGCTCTGGATCAATGACGGGCGCGGAGGTTTCCGCGCTGCCCCTCCCGAGGCGCTCCGGCACCAAAGCGCCAGCTCGATGAGCGTGGATTTCGCGGATGTGGACCGTGATGGTCTCGTGGACTTCTTCGTGGTGGACATGCTGAGCCGGGACCCGCGGCTTCGCCGGCGCCAAAAGCCGGCCCAGAATCCCCCGTTGGCCGGGATCGGCGAGCCGTTGGACCGGCCGCAGTTTGTTCACAACACCCTCTTCCTGAATCGGGGCGATGGCACCTTTGCCGAAGTGGCCCATGCGGCGGGGTTGCAGGCAACGGACTGGTCGTGGGCGCCCTTGTTTCTGGATGTGGACCTCGATGGATACGAGGACCTCCTTGTCGGGGCGGGGCATTTCCGGGACGTGCAGGATCTGGATGCCGAGGCTCAGGTGCAGGCACGTCAGCACTCCTGGGACGGATACCCGGATGCGGCGGCGCGGCAGCGGGCGTTCACGCGGGAGTTGATGGAGCACTACCGGTTGTACCCGCTTCTGCGCATGCACATCGGGGCGTTTCGGAACCGGGGCGACGTGACGTTTGAGGAGCGAACCGCGGATTGGGGGCTGGATCTTCCCGGGGTCCACCAGGGATTGATCGCTGCAGATTTCGACAATGACGGCGATCTGGATCTGGCGGTGAACAGCCTGAACGGGCCGGCCCTGCTGCTTCGAAATGAGAGCCGCGCGCCGCGCATCGCCGTCCGCCTGAAGGGGATGCCGCCAAACACCCGCGGGATTGGTGCCCGGATCACCTTGCGGGATGATGCCCTGCCGTCCCAGACCACCGAGGTGGTGGCCGGAGGCCGTTACCTTTCGGGTGGCGACACCCAGGTCGTCTTCGCCTGCGGTCCAGCGTCCTCACGCCGCACGCTTGAGGTGGTCTGGCGTGATGGCACGCGCAGCGTTGTGACCCCGGTCGGCATCAACCGTCTCTACGAGATCCCGGCCACGGGTGCGGAGCCCGTTGCGGTCCCCCCGCCCGAGGTGGCACCGGCGCTCTTTGAGGACGTAAGTGCCTCGCTGGCCCACCTCCATCCGGAATTGCCCTTCGATGACTTCGCACGGCAGCCACTCCTGCCGCATCGGCTCAGCCATCTCGGGCCGGGTGTGGCCTGGCTGGATGTCAACGGCGACGGGAATGAGGACCTGGTGGTGGGTGCCGGGAGGGGCGGGGTGCCTGCATTTTTCCTTGGGGACGGCCGCGGAGGATTTGCCTCCGTGGCGGCCCCGCTTGCGGTTCCTGACGACACCGCCGGGCTGGTGGGCTGGCGGTACGGTGGTGCCGATCGGGTGCTGATGGCGCTGACCGGGTACGAGGAGGCCCGTGTTCCGGCTGTCCTGGGTTTCGAATGGACCGCGGGTGCCCTCGCCCTGTCGCCTCCGGCCGTTCCGCAGCCGGCACCGGCGGGTGCGCTGGCCATTGGGGACCCGCGGGGGGATGGGCGACTGGCGCTCTTCGTTGCTGGCGGTGTGGCCCCGGGGGCGTATCCGGCCGGGGCGCCGTCGCGCCTGTACTGGCGGGAGGGGGCCCGGTGGGTCCCCGACGCGGATAACAGCGCACGACTTGCCGCTGTCGGCCTGGTCAACGCGGCCCTTTGGAGCGATCTCGACGGCGACGGCCGGGCGGAACTGGTGCTGGCTTGCGAATGGGGACCCCTCAGGGTTTTCCGGCTCACCGGCACGGTGCTCAACGAAATCACCGATGATCTGGGCTTGGCGGGACACACAGGGCTCTGGCGTGGCGTCGCCGCCGGGGATTTCAACGGCGACGGTCTTCTGGATCTGGTGGCCGCAAACTGGGGGCTCAACAGTCCGAGGCGGGCTTCCGCCTCTCGACCGCTGGTGCTGGCGCATGGCGCCCTCGCGCAACCCGGGGTGACGGATCTTCTCGAGGCCGAGTGGGTCGGGGACCAACTGGCCCCACGCCGGCAGCTCGCGTCGCTGGCCGCCGCCATGCCGTTCCTGTCCGACCGGTTCCCAACCCATCGCGCCTCCAGCGAGGCAAGCCTCGACACCTTCCTCGGGGACCGGGTTCGAGACGTCCGCCGCGACCGCGTGACCACCCTCGAATCCATGCTGTTTCTCAACACGGGCGGACCGTTCCGCGCAGTCCCGTTGCCCCGTGAGGCCCAGTGGGCGCCGGCCTTTGGCGTTGTGGTTGCCGACTTCGACGGGGACGGCAACGAGGACGCTTTTCTCAGTCAGAATCTGTTTGGGACGGAGGCGGAGATGTCGCGTCTGGACGCCGGCACCGGGTTGTTGTTACGGGGCGATGGACAGGGTGGGTTGACGGCGTGGGCACCGTCGGCGTCCGGGATCCGGATCTGGGGCGAGGGACGCGGTGCGGCGACCGCGGATTTTGATGGCGATGGCCGGCCGGACCTCGTGGTCACCCAGAACGGGGCGGCAACGCGATTGTTTCGGAACCGCGGCGCCCTTCCGGGTTTGCGGGTGCGCCTCCAGGGTCCACCGGGAAATCCGTCAGCCGTTGGCGCGATGCTGCGACTCAAATCCGGCGATCGCCTGGGAGCCGCGAGGGAACTGCATGCCGGGTCGGGACACTGGTCCCAGGACAGCACGACAGTGGTGATGGGGCCCGTCGCCGCCGGCGGGGAACTTTGGGTGCGCTGGCCGGGCGGACGGATCACGACCACCCGCGTACCGTCCGGGGCGGTGGAGATCGGGGTCAGCACAACCGGTGAGGTGGTTGCCGGCCGGTGA
- a CDS encoding protein kinase, giving the protein MDQRVSRQCAVCRFPLQTDDSDELCVRCVFQQMAEEPQPASGLPDRPRDFGPFESLEEVARGGTAVVYRARDRRLNRVVALKVLVAGEFSAPEFLERFRVEAEAAARLDHPNIVPVHEVGAHDHLPFLSMRLIEGGTLDSFRPAGPKETARLLERLARAVHYAHQHGVLHRDIKPSNVLVDAAGVPFLTDFGLARVLQYDSRLTRGSAVLGTPSYMAPEQATGGATTPSTATDVWGLGAVMYDLLTGRPPFTGSTTLETLHQVIGQTPLRPRSLKPGTPADLEVICLKCLEKSPGDRYGSADVLADELVRWLEGRPIVARPVGAVERAAKWVRRKPVLAGLLGALALVTLAGAAGVVWQSQQRHAALVATRRALYTSQMNLAQRAWADGQAARVAELTDSLIPGPGEEDLRGFEWHYFRGLARETGATVVHVGDGHAQCLALSPDGQTVAAGTGHDAIWLLDTATAAVVAKLTNTVSRGSRAVAFSPDRPLLAVSTTSPAIDLWDLTTRAPGRQITAGSQWVERVAFSPDGLHFAAATRPAGSIHVWRVQDWSPVAMIEAGVNDRPALAFGADGRVLYYAAPDGTLCGLPLPECGPVRNLGHHRGPVTWLAVSRDGQTLVSTGREGTVRLWSLPDGREQGGLPTQSAWITSAAFSPDGGRLATTATDGTVKLWSLKDGTELSVLRGHTSWVNQAHFLAEGRILVTASDDNSVRFWNLGESAGERALREHPLPPGAFRPGHVIVPPTFSPNGRLRVVPRGNRMILHDRTASNPTPRELLSGCEEIHAATFSPDGRWLAATGSGPRIELWDMEACGLARVLTYAFLDPDTVTTTVAFSGDGRRLAASDRFQIVVWNLDSGRMEQAVPLATPQARIGQVLMMPDFRTLWFSREGDPQGVIERRAWPETSQRFPPLEGHAGVIMELAVSHDGQRVASAARDGTVRLWDARSGRPLAVLSGHVGSVNSAHFSPDGRTLASSGLDGTVRLWSISGAREAAMLPGGVAPLSPVRFAPDGRELVAFSPGEALRVWPILDGP; this is encoded by the coding sequence ATGGACCAACGTGTCTCCAGGCAATGTGCCGTCTGCCGCTTCCCGCTGCAGACGGATGACTCCGACGAACTTTGTGTCCGGTGCGTCTTCCAGCAGATGGCCGAGGAACCCCAACCGGCCTCCGGCCTGCCCGACCGTCCGCGTGACTTCGGTCCGTTTGAATCGCTGGAGGAGGTGGCCCGCGGAGGCACGGCGGTGGTGTACCGGGCCAGGGACCGGCGCCTCAACCGGGTGGTCGCACTCAAGGTGCTCGTCGCCGGGGAGTTCTCCGCACCCGAATTCCTTGAGCGGTTTCGCGTCGAGGCGGAAGCCGCGGCACGCCTGGACCATCCGAACATCGTGCCGGTCCATGAGGTCGGAGCGCACGACCACCTCCCGTTCCTGAGCATGCGGTTGATCGAGGGCGGCACGCTGGATTCGTTCCGACCCGCCGGACCGAAGGAGACCGCCCGGTTGCTCGAACGCCTCGCCCGGGCGGTTCATTACGCGCACCAGCACGGCGTCCTCCATCGCGACATCAAACCCTCCAACGTCCTCGTGGACGCCGCCGGGGTGCCCTTCTTGACGGACTTTGGTCTGGCACGCGTCCTTCAATACGACAGCCGCCTGACGCGCGGCTCAGCCGTTCTGGGGACGCCCAGCTACATGGCTCCAGAACAGGCCACCGGCGGCGCAACGACCCCATCCACTGCGACGGATGTCTGGGGACTCGGTGCCGTCATGTACGACCTGCTGACCGGTCGGCCGCCCTTCACCGGTTCCACAACCCTCGAGACCCTCCACCAAGTCATCGGCCAGACCCCGCTGCGTCCACGAAGCCTCAAACCGGGAACGCCGGCCGACTTGGAGGTGATCTGCCTCAAGTGCCTGGAGAAGTCTCCCGGGGACCGCTACGGGTCGGCGGACGTACTGGCGGATGAACTGGTCCGATGGCTCGAGGGACGCCCCATCGTCGCCCGACCGGTGGGCGCGGTGGAGCGGGCGGCGAAGTGGGTGCGTCGAAAACCGGTCCTGGCGGGGCTGCTGGGCGCCCTGGCGCTGGTCACACTCGCCGGGGCCGCGGGCGTGGTCTGGCAATCCCAGCAACGGCATGCCGCCCTCGTGGCAACCCGGCGTGCCCTCTACACCTCCCAGATGAACCTCGCGCAACGGGCGTGGGCCGACGGTCAGGCCGCCCGCGTGGCCGAGTTGACCGATTCCCTGATCCCGGGCCCGGGAGAGGAGGACTTGCGGGGATTCGAGTGGCACTACTTTCGCGGCCTGGCGCGGGAGACCGGGGCGACCGTCGTCCACGTGGGAGATGGCCATGCCCAGTGCCTTGCGCTGAGTCCGGATGGCCAGACCGTGGCGGCCGGCACAGGTCATGATGCCATCTGGCTCCTGGACACCGCCACAGCCGCCGTCGTGGCGAAATTGACCAACACGGTGTCGCGAGGCAGCCGGGCCGTCGCGTTTTCGCCGGACCGGCCGCTCCTCGCGGTGAGCACCACTTCCCCGGCCATTGACCTCTGGGATCTCACCACCCGCGCCCCGGGCCGCCAAATCACGGCCGGGAGCCAGTGGGTCGAACGCGTCGCCTTCTCGCCGGACGGCCTTCATTTCGCCGCTGCCACCCGGCCGGCTGGCTCAATTCACGTCTGGCGCGTCCAGGACTGGTCGCCCGTGGCGATGATCGAGGCGGGAGTGAACGACCGCCCAGCACTGGCATTCGGCGCCGACGGTCGTGTCCTCTACTACGCAGCCCCCGACGGCACGCTGTGCGGACTGCCGCTTCCGGAGTGCGGTCCGGTCCGGAATCTCGGCCATCATCGCGGCCCGGTGACCTGGCTGGCCGTGTCCCGGGACGGCCAGACGCTGGTCAGCACGGGGCGGGAAGGCACGGTGCGCCTGTGGTCGCTTCCCGACGGACGGGAACAGGGCGGTCTCCCGACCCAGTCGGCTTGGATCACGTCGGCCGCCTTCTCGCCGGACGGCGGAAGACTCGCAACTACTGCAACCGACGGCACGGTGAAGCTGTGGTCGCTCAAGGACGGGACCGAGCTCTCCGTGTTGCGAGGCCACACGTCGTGGGTCAACCAGGCGCATTTTCTCGCGGAGGGCCGGATCCTCGTCACGGCGTCGGACGACAACTCCGTACGCTTCTGGAACCTGGGCGAGTCCGCCGGCGAACGGGCCCTCAGGGAACATCCGCTCCCGCCGGGTGCCTTCAGGCCCGGGCACGTCATCGTTCCGCCGACGTTCAGCCCGAACGGCCGGCTGCGGGTCGTACCCCGGGGGAATCGGATGATCCTTCACGACCGCACCGCCAGCAATCCCACCCCCCGCGAACTGCTCTCGGGTTGTGAGGAAATTCACGCCGCCACCTTTTCGCCGGATGGCCGATGGCTGGCCGCGACGGGAAGCGGACCCCGCATCGAGCTGTGGGACATGGAAGCCTGCGGGCTGGCGCGAGTTCTGACCTATGCCTTCCTCGATCCCGACACCGTGACGACCACGGTGGCATTCTCCGGGGACGGGAGGCGGTTGGCGGCTTCGGACCGCTTTCAAATCGTCGTCTGGAACCTCGACTCAGGCCGGATGGAACAGGCGGTTCCGCTGGCAACGCCTCAGGCGCGCATCGGACAGGTGCTGATGATGCCCGACTTCCGGACGCTGTGGTTCAGTCGCGAGGGCGATCCCCAGGGTGTCATTGAACGCAGGGCCTGGCCGGAGACGAGCCAACGGTTCCCGCCACTCGAGGGGCATGCCGGTGTCATCATGGAACTGGCCGTTTCCCACGATGGTCAGCGTGTGGCCTCGGCGGCACGGGACGGAACCGTACGACTTTGGGACGCACGGTCCGGCAGACCGCTCGCGGTGCTGTCGGGCCACGTCGGATCCGTCAACTCGGCGCACTTCTCCCCGGACGGCCGTACCCTGGCGTCATCGGGCCTGGATGGTACGGTGCGACTCTGGAGCATTTCCGGGGCACGGGAGGCGGCCATGCTTCCGGGTGGGGTCGCACCGCTCTCACCCGTGCGATTTGCCCCGGACGGCCGCGAACTCGTGGCGTTTTCCCCGGGGGAAGCGCTGCGTGTGTGGCCCATCCTGGATGGACCGTGA
- a CDS encoding sigma-70 family RNA polymerase sigma factor, with amino-acid sequence MTGGVPERGGFCTTRWSVVLAAGRPDSPDSAAALEALCVAYWYPLYAFVRRRGHGEEEARDLTQGFFQHLLQHEGLRHVARDRGRFRAFLLAGIRNFLANDWDHAHRQKRGGGATVFSLDAADPEDRYRLEPVDNSTPEQCFERRWAHTVLRRVIARMEGEQDTADRRLRFATLRPYLLRQPPGEGYAEAAERLGLSLSAVTSAIHRMRLRFREMFRAEIAHTVADPADVDAEIRHLIQALGQPEPPPENATDPG; translated from the coding sequence ATGACCGGAGGAGTTCCAGAGCGGGGCGGGTTTTGCACCACGCGGTGGAGCGTGGTCCTGGCAGCCGGGCGGCCGGACTCCCCGGATTCAGCGGCGGCGCTGGAGGCCCTTTGCGTGGCCTACTGGTACCCGTTGTACGCCTTTGTCCGGCGCCGTGGCCACGGCGAGGAGGAGGCGCGGGATCTGACGCAGGGGTTTTTCCAACACCTCCTCCAGCATGAAGGCCTGCGCCACGTGGCCCGGGATCGCGGACGGTTCCGCGCCTTCCTCCTCGCCGGCATCCGGAATTTTCTGGCCAACGACTGGGATCACGCGCACCGGCAGAAGCGGGGTGGCGGTGCGACGGTGTTCTCCCTCGATGCCGCAGATCCGGAGGATCGCTACCGGCTCGAACCGGTGGATAACAGCACGCCGGAGCAATGCTTCGAGCGCCGCTGGGCGCATACCGTCCTGAGGCGTGTGATTGCCCGCATGGAAGGCGAACAAGACACCGCCGATCGTCGCCTTCGGTTCGCCACCTTGCGCCCGTATCTCCTCCGCCAACCGCCCGGGGAAGGCTACGCGGAGGCCGCGGAACGGCTGGGGCTCTCGCTGAGTGCCGTGACGTCGGCAATCCACCGCATGCGCCTGCGGTTCCGCGAGATGTTTCGCGCCGAGATCGCACACACGGTGGCGGATCCGGCGGACGTGGATGCTGAGATCCGCCACCTGATCCAGGCGCTGGGCCAGCCCGAGCCACCGCCGGAGAACGCCACGGACCCCGGGTGA